The Benincasa hispida cultivar B227 chromosome 9, ASM972705v1, whole genome shotgun sequence genome has a segment encoding these proteins:
- the LOC120086106 gene encoding beta-galactosidase 5-like isoform X1, with amino-acid sequence METFSVSTLLLFVFIAALVGFRSTYCTVTYDKKAILINGQRRILISGSIHYPRSTPEMWEDLMQKAKDGGLDVIDTYVFWNVHEPSPGNYDFEGRYDLVRFIKTAQKVGLYVHLRIGPYVCAEWNFGGFPVWLKYVPGISFRTDNGPFKMAMQGFTQKIVQMMKNEKLFASQGGPIILSQIENEYGPQSRALGAAGHAYMNWAAKMAIGLNTGVPWVMCKEDDAPDPVINSCNGFYCDYFSPNKPYKPTLWTEAWSGWFTEFGGPVYGRPVQDLAFAVARFIQKGGSFFNYYMYHGGTNFGRTAGGPFITTSYDYDAPLDEYGMIRQPKYGHLKNLHRAIKLCEHALVTSDPTVTSLGAYEQAHVFSSGPGSCAAFLANYHTNSAATVVFNNMRYILPPWSISILPDCKGVVFNTAKVGVHIARTQMLPTISELSWETYNEDTSSLGGSSKITVAGLLEQINVTRDASDYLWYMTSVGISSSEAFLRGGQKPTLTVRSAGHAVHVFINGQFSGSAYGSREHRDFTFTGPINLRAGMNKIALLSVAVGLPNVGLHFETWQTGILGPISISGLNEGKKDLTWQKWNYQVGLKGEAMNLVSPTEAGSVDWIKGSLSQGQRPLTWYKASFNAPGGNEPLALDLRSMGKGQAWINGQSIGRYWMAYAKGGCSRCSYAGTYRPSKCEDGCGQPTQRLYHVPRSWLKPTNNVLVLFEELGGDASKISLLRRSVTGVCGEAVGHHVKNESYIIESNEEPDSLHLQCNPGQVISAIKFASFGTPSGTCGSYQKGTCHAPDSHAILEKKCIGLESCLVSTTKGNFGVDPCPNELKQLLVEVDCGMADSNGHGS; translated from the exons ATGGAAACTTTCTCGGTTTCCACCTTGCTGCTCTTTGTTTTCATCGCTGCATTGGTTGGTTTTCGATCCACATATTGCACTGTGACTTATGATAAGAAGGCCATTCTCATCAATGGCCAAAGACGAATTCTCATTTCTGGCTCCATTCACTACCCTAGAAGCACACCTGAA ATGTGGGAGGATCTTATGCAGAAGGCGAAGGATGGGGGATTGGATGTAATTGATACCTATGTCTTCTGGAATGTTCACGAACCTTCTCCTGGCAAT TATGATTTCGAGGGGAGGTACGATCTCGTACGTTTCATAAAGACGGCGCAGAAAGTGGGTCTTTATGTTCATCTCCGCATAGGACCTTATGTTTGTGCAGAGTGGAATTTTGG TGGATTTCCCGTTTGGTTAAAGTATGTACCTGGAATCAGCTTTAGAACTGATAATGGGCCTTTCAAG ATGGCAATGCAAGGGTTCACCCAGAAAATTGTACAAATGATGAAGAACGAAAAGCTATTTGCCTCGCAAGGTGGCCCTATTATCCTTTCCCAG ATTGAAAACGAGTATGGGCCACAAAGTAGAGCCCTTGGAGCTGCTGGTCATGCATACATGAATTGGGCGGCAAAAATGGCTATTGGACTGAATACAGGAGTGCCTTGGGTGATGTGCAAGGAAGATGATGCTCCTGATCCTGTG ATAAATTCGTGCAATGGTTTTTATTGTGATTACTTCTCGCCTAATAAACCTTACAAGCCTACATTATGGACAGAGGCTTGGAGTGGCTG GTTTACAGAGTTTGGTGGTCCTGTTTATGGTAGACCTGTCCAAGATTTGGCATTTGCAGTTGCACGCTTCATACAAAAGGGTGGTTCATTTTTTAACTATTACATG TATCATGGAGGAACCAACTTTGGACGCACTGCTGGAGGACCATTCATTACAACTAGTTATGACTACGATGCTCCGCTCGATGAATATG GTATGATCAGGCAACCAAAATATGGCCATCTGAAGAATCTCCATAGGGCCATTAAGTTAtgtgagcatgctttagttacttcAGATCCTACAGTTACCTCACTAGGAGCCTATGAGCAG GCTCATGTCTTCTCTTCGGGACCTGGAAGCTGTGCGGCTTTTCTTGCAAATTACCATACAAATTCTGCAGCTACAGTGGTGTTCAACAATATGCGTTACATTTTGCCTCCATGGTCAATAAGCATCCTTCCCGACTGTAAGGGTGTTGTGTTCAACACCGCAAAG GTTGGAGTTCATATTGCACGAACCCAAATGTTGCCAACCATTTCCGAGTTGTCATGGGAAACTTATAATGAAGATACGTCTTCCCTAGGAGGCAGTTCAAAAATTACCGTTGCTGGACTCTTGGAGCAGATAAATGTCACTAGAGATGCCAGTGACTATCTCTGGTACATGACAAG TGTTGGCATCAGTTCATCAGAGGCATTTCTAAGAGGAGGACAAAAACCTACTTTAACTGTGCGATCAGCTGGCCATGCTGTCCATGTTTTTATCAATGGACAGTTCTCAG GGTCTGCCTATGGAAGTAGGGAACATCGAGATTTTACATTTACAGGCCCCATCAACTTACGAGCTGGAATGAACAAAATTGCTCTACTCAGCGTTGCTGTCGGCTTACCC AATGTTGGGTTGCATTTTGAGACATGGCAAACGGGTATTCTCGGTCCGATTTCGATAAGTGGGCTTAATGAGGGAAAGAAAGATTTGACTTGGCAGAAATGGAACTACCAG GTAGGCTTAAAAGGAGAGGCAATGAATTTGGTCTCTCCAACCGAAGCTGGCTCTGTAGATTGGATAAAAGGATCTCTTTCACAAGGTCAGAGACCATTGACTTGGTACAAG GCTAGTTTCAATGCGCCAGGAGGGAATGAGCCATTAGCCTTGGACTTGAGAAGCATGGGCAAGGGTCAAGCATGGATTAATGGACAGAGTATTGGAAGATATTGGATGGCTTATGCGAAAGGTGGTTGCAGTAGGTGTAGTTATGCGGGGACATATAGACCTTCCAAATGTGAAGATGGTTGTGGGCAGCCTACCCAACGATT GTATCATGTTCCTCGATCCTGGTTAAAGCCAACTAACAACGTATTGGTGTTGTTTGAAGAACTTGGTGGCGATGCATCCAAAATATCACTTTTGAGGAGGTCTGTGACTGGTGTTTGTGGTGAGGCAGTTGGACACCATGTTAAGAATGAAAGTTACATCATTGAAAGCAATGAGGAACCCGATTCGCTTCACCTGCAATGTAATCCCGGGCAGGTCATATCAGCCATAAAATTTGCAAGTTTTGGAACTCCTTCTGGAACTTGTGGAAGTTACCAAAAAGGAACTTGCCATGCACCAGATTCTCATGCCATATTAGAGAAG AAATGCATTGGGCTGGAGAGCTGCTTGGTATCAACAACCAAAGGAAACTTTGGAGTAGACCCATGTCCTAatgaattaaaacaattattagtTGAAGTCGATTGTGGCATGGCAGATAGCAATGGACACGGttcataa
- the LOC120086107 gene encoding thioredoxin H1-like has translation MEPFGLKMMQKSEVITCHTVGSWKQQLLKGKQSDKLIVVDFTAAWCGPCRAIAPVFAELAEKMSNVIFLKVDVDKLTTVAAEWGVSALPCFMFLKNGKVVERFVGARKDALRKLVLQHA, from the exons ATGGAGCCGTTCGG ATTGAAAATGATGCAAAAGAGCGAAGTGATTACGTGCCATACCGTTGGATCATGGAAGCAGCAGCTACTCAAAGGAAAACAATCTGATAAACTG ATTGTCGTGGACTTCACTGCCGCATGGTGCGGTCCATGCCGTGCTATCGCTCCAGTTTTTGCAGAGTTGGCTGAGAAGATGAGTAATGTCATATTCTTGAAGGTCGACGTTGATAAATTGACT ACTGTTGCTGCGGAATGGGGAGTGAGTGCACTCCCTTGTTTCATGTTCTTGAAGAACGGGAAGGTGGTGGAGAGGTTTGTAGGTGCAAGAAAAGATGCGTTGCGGAAGCTTGTATTACAGCATGCCTAA
- the LOC120086106 gene encoding beta-galactosidase 5-like isoform X2 has translation METFSVSTLLLFVFIAALVGFRSTYCTVTYDKKAILINGQRRILISGSIHYPRSTPEMWEDLMQKAKDGGLDVIDTYVFWNVHEPSPGNYDFEGRYDLVRFIKTAQKVGLYVHLRIGPYVCAEWNFGGFPVWLKYVPGISFRTDNGPFKMAMQGFTQKIVQMMKNEKLFASQGGPIILSQIENEYGPQSRALGAAGHAYMNWAAKMAIGLNTGVPWVMCKEDDAPDPVINSCNGFYCDYFSPNKPYKPTLWTEAWSGWFTEFGGPVYGRPVQDLAFAVARFIQKGGSFFNYYMYHGGTNFGRTAGGPFITTSYDYDAPLDEYGMIRQPKYGHLKNLHRAIKLCEHALVTSDPTVTSLGAYEQAHVFSSGPGSCAAFLANYHTNSAATVVFNNMRYILPPWSISILPDCKGVVFNTAKVGVHIARTQMLPTISELSWETYNEDTSSLGGSSKITVAGLLEQINVTRDASDYLWYMTSVGISSSEAFLRGGQKPTLTVRSAGHAVHVFINGQFSGSAYGSREHRDFTFTGPINLRAGMNKIALLSVAVGLPVNSFPINPPLIFEADNVTLP, from the exons ATGGAAACTTTCTCGGTTTCCACCTTGCTGCTCTTTGTTTTCATCGCTGCATTGGTTGGTTTTCGATCCACATATTGCACTGTGACTTATGATAAGAAGGCCATTCTCATCAATGGCCAAAGACGAATTCTCATTTCTGGCTCCATTCACTACCCTAGAAGCACACCTGAA ATGTGGGAGGATCTTATGCAGAAGGCGAAGGATGGGGGATTGGATGTAATTGATACCTATGTCTTCTGGAATGTTCACGAACCTTCTCCTGGCAAT TATGATTTCGAGGGGAGGTACGATCTCGTACGTTTCATAAAGACGGCGCAGAAAGTGGGTCTTTATGTTCATCTCCGCATAGGACCTTATGTTTGTGCAGAGTGGAATTTTGG TGGATTTCCCGTTTGGTTAAAGTATGTACCTGGAATCAGCTTTAGAACTGATAATGGGCCTTTCAAG ATGGCAATGCAAGGGTTCACCCAGAAAATTGTACAAATGATGAAGAACGAAAAGCTATTTGCCTCGCAAGGTGGCCCTATTATCCTTTCCCAG ATTGAAAACGAGTATGGGCCACAAAGTAGAGCCCTTGGAGCTGCTGGTCATGCATACATGAATTGGGCGGCAAAAATGGCTATTGGACTGAATACAGGAGTGCCTTGGGTGATGTGCAAGGAAGATGATGCTCCTGATCCTGTG ATAAATTCGTGCAATGGTTTTTATTGTGATTACTTCTCGCCTAATAAACCTTACAAGCCTACATTATGGACAGAGGCTTGGAGTGGCTG GTTTACAGAGTTTGGTGGTCCTGTTTATGGTAGACCTGTCCAAGATTTGGCATTTGCAGTTGCACGCTTCATACAAAAGGGTGGTTCATTTTTTAACTATTACATG TATCATGGAGGAACCAACTTTGGACGCACTGCTGGAGGACCATTCATTACAACTAGTTATGACTACGATGCTCCGCTCGATGAATATG GTATGATCAGGCAACCAAAATATGGCCATCTGAAGAATCTCCATAGGGCCATTAAGTTAtgtgagcatgctttagttacttcAGATCCTACAGTTACCTCACTAGGAGCCTATGAGCAG GCTCATGTCTTCTCTTCGGGACCTGGAAGCTGTGCGGCTTTTCTTGCAAATTACCATACAAATTCTGCAGCTACAGTGGTGTTCAACAATATGCGTTACATTTTGCCTCCATGGTCAATAAGCATCCTTCCCGACTGTAAGGGTGTTGTGTTCAACACCGCAAAG GTTGGAGTTCATATTGCACGAACCCAAATGTTGCCAACCATTTCCGAGTTGTCATGGGAAACTTATAATGAAGATACGTCTTCCCTAGGAGGCAGTTCAAAAATTACCGTTGCTGGACTCTTGGAGCAGATAAATGTCACTAGAGATGCCAGTGACTATCTCTGGTACATGACAAG TGTTGGCATCAGTTCATCAGAGGCATTTCTAAGAGGAGGACAAAAACCTACTTTAACTGTGCGATCAGCTGGCCATGCTGTCCATGTTTTTATCAATGGACAGTTCTCAG GGTCTGCCTATGGAAGTAGGGAACATCGAGATTTTACATTTACAGGCCCCATCAACTTACGAGCTGGAATGAACAAAATTGCTCTACTCAGCGTTGCTGTCGGCTTACCCGTTAATTCCTTCCCCATAAATCCACCTTTAATTTTTGAAGCAGACAACGTGACTTTGCCATAA